Proteins from one Coregonus clupeaformis isolate EN_2021a chromosome 25, ASM2061545v1, whole genome shotgun sequence genomic window:
- the LOC121539182 gene encoding probable histone deacetylase 1-B isoform X1 — protein sequence MALSSQGTKKKVCYYYDGDVGNYYYGQGHPMKPHRIRMTHNLLLNYGLYRKMEIYRPHKANGEEMTKYHSDDYIKFLRSIRPDNMSEYSKQMQRFNVGEDCPVFDGLFEFCQLSTGGSVAGAVKLNKQQTDIAINWAGGLHHAKKSEASGFCYVNDIVLAILELLKYHQRVLYIDIDIHHGDGVEEAFYTTDRVMTVSFHKYGEYFPGTGDLRDIGAGKGKYYAVNYPLRDGIDDESYEAIFKPIMTKVMEMYQPSAVVLQCGADSLSGDRLGCFNLTIKGHAKCVEYMKSFNLPMLMLGGGGYTIRNVARCWTYETAVALDSSIPNELPYNDYFEYFGPDFKLHISPSNMTNQNTNDYLEKIKQRLFENLRMLPHAPGVQMQAIPEDAVQEDSGDEEEEEDPNKRISIRAHDKRIACDEEFSDSEDEAEGQGGGRRNAASFKKAKRTKTEEDKEGEEKKGEEKKAGDEKNADEKKEVKEEKVPEEEKVDTTKGYFPSVHPTGQKSSPRHREELLDIYLKQSHLGPVSQKH from the exons GTGATGTTGGGAATTACTACTATGGCCAGGGGCACCCCATGAAGCCACACCGTATCCGCATGACACACAACCTCTTGCTGAACTATGGTCTCTACAGAAAGATGGAGATATAC CGACCTCACAAAGCCAATGGAGAGGAGATGACCAAGTACCACAGTGACGACTACATCAAGTTCCTGCGTTCCATCAGGCCTGACAACATGTCAGAGTACAGCAAACAGATGCAGAGAT TTAATGTTGGTGAGGATTGCCCTGTGTTTGATGGCCTGTTTGAGTTCTGCCAGCTCTCAACAGGAGGCTCTGTTG ctggagctgtgaagctGAACAAACAGCAGACCGACATTGCCATTAACTGGGCTGGAGGTCTTCATCACGCCAAGAAGTCTGAGGCGTCAGGTTTCTGCTATGTGAATGACATTGTGCTCGCCATTTTGGAGTTATTGAA ATACCACCAGAGAGTTCTGTACATAGACATTGATATCCACCATGGAGATGGAGTGGAGGAGGCATTCTACACCACAGACAGGGTCATGACAGTGTCCTTCCACAAGTACGGAGAGTACTTCCCCGGCACTGGAGACCTGAGG GATATTGGCGCAGGGAAGGGCAAGTACTATGCTGTGAATTACCCTCTGAGAGATGGGATAGACGACGAGTCTTACGAAGCCATATTCAAACCT ATCATGACTAAAGTGATGGAGATGTACCAGCCTAGTGCAGTGGTTCTTCAGTGTGGTGCTGACTCTCTCTCAGGAGACAGGCTTGGCTGCTTTAACCTCACCATCAAAGGCCATGCTAAGTGTGTGGAGTACATGAAGAGCTTCAACCTTCCCATGCTGATGCTGGGTGGTGGAGGCTATACCATCCGGAACGTGGCCCGCTGCTGGACCTAtgagacagctgtggctctgGACAGCTCCATACCAAACG AGCTTCCATACAATGATTACTTTGAGTACTTTGGGCCAGACTTCAAACTGCACATCAGCCCCTCCAACATGACCAACCAGAACACCAACGACTACCTGGAGAAGATCAA GCAGCGTTTGTTTGAGAACCTTCGAATGCTGCCCCACGCCCCGGGGGTCCAGATGCAGGCCATCCCAGAAGACGCCGTGCAGGAGGACAGtggagacgaggaggaggaggaagacccTAACAAACGCATCTCCA TTCGCGCCCATGACAAGAGGATAGCGTGTGACGAGGAGTTCTCAGACTCTGAGGACGAGGCTGAGGGTCAAGGGGGCGGACGGAGAAATGCAGCCAGCTTCAAGAAAGCCAAGAGAACAAAGACTGAAGAAGacaaagagggagaagagaagaaaggGGAGGAGAAGAAAGCAGGTGATGAAAAGAATGCTGATGAGAAGAAAG AAGTCAAAGAAGAAAAGGTGCCAGAGGAGGAGAAAGTGGACACAACAAAGGG GTATTTTCCCTCTGTTCATCCAACAGGCCAAAAGAGCAGTCCAAGACACCGTGAGGAGCTCCTAGACATATATTTAAAGCAATCacacctgggcccggtttcccaaaagcattaa
- the LOC121539182 gene encoding probable histone deacetylase 1-B isoform X2, giving the protein MALSSQGTKKKVCYYYDGDVGNYYYGQGHPMKPHRIRMTHNLLLNYGLYRKMEIYRPHKANGEEMTKYHSDDYIKFLRSIRPDNMSEYSKQMQRFNVGEDCPVFDGLFEFCQLSTGGSVAGAVKLNKQQTDIAINWAGGLHHAKKSEASGFCYVNDIVLAILELLKYHQRVLYIDIDIHHGDGVEEAFYTTDRVMTVSFHKYGEYFPGTGDLRDIGAGKGKYYAVNYPLRDGIDDESYEAIFKPIMTKVMEMYQPSAVVLQCGADSLSGDRLGCFNLTIKGHAKCVEYMKSFNLPMLMLGGGGYTIRNVARCWTYETAVALDSSIPNELPYNDYFEYFGPDFKLHISPSNMTNQNTNDYLEKIKQRLFENLRMLPHAPGVQMQAIPEDAVQEDSGDEEEEEDPNKRISIRAHDKRIACDEEFSDSEDEAEGQGGGRRNAASFKKAKRTKTEEDKEGEEKKGEEKKAGDEKNADEKKEVKEEKVPEEEKVDTTKGPKEQSKTP; this is encoded by the exons GTGATGTTGGGAATTACTACTATGGCCAGGGGCACCCCATGAAGCCACACCGTATCCGCATGACACACAACCTCTTGCTGAACTATGGTCTCTACAGAAAGATGGAGATATAC CGACCTCACAAAGCCAATGGAGAGGAGATGACCAAGTACCACAGTGACGACTACATCAAGTTCCTGCGTTCCATCAGGCCTGACAACATGTCAGAGTACAGCAAACAGATGCAGAGAT TTAATGTTGGTGAGGATTGCCCTGTGTTTGATGGCCTGTTTGAGTTCTGCCAGCTCTCAACAGGAGGCTCTGTTG ctggagctgtgaagctGAACAAACAGCAGACCGACATTGCCATTAACTGGGCTGGAGGTCTTCATCACGCCAAGAAGTCTGAGGCGTCAGGTTTCTGCTATGTGAATGACATTGTGCTCGCCATTTTGGAGTTATTGAA ATACCACCAGAGAGTTCTGTACATAGACATTGATATCCACCATGGAGATGGAGTGGAGGAGGCATTCTACACCACAGACAGGGTCATGACAGTGTCCTTCCACAAGTACGGAGAGTACTTCCCCGGCACTGGAGACCTGAGG GATATTGGCGCAGGGAAGGGCAAGTACTATGCTGTGAATTACCCTCTGAGAGATGGGATAGACGACGAGTCTTACGAAGCCATATTCAAACCT ATCATGACTAAAGTGATGGAGATGTACCAGCCTAGTGCAGTGGTTCTTCAGTGTGGTGCTGACTCTCTCTCAGGAGACAGGCTTGGCTGCTTTAACCTCACCATCAAAGGCCATGCTAAGTGTGTGGAGTACATGAAGAGCTTCAACCTTCCCATGCTGATGCTGGGTGGTGGAGGCTATACCATCCGGAACGTGGCCCGCTGCTGGACCTAtgagacagctgtggctctgGACAGCTCCATACCAAACG AGCTTCCATACAATGATTACTTTGAGTACTTTGGGCCAGACTTCAAACTGCACATCAGCCCCTCCAACATGACCAACCAGAACACCAACGACTACCTGGAGAAGATCAA GCAGCGTTTGTTTGAGAACCTTCGAATGCTGCCCCACGCCCCGGGGGTCCAGATGCAGGCCATCCCAGAAGACGCCGTGCAGGAGGACAGtggagacgaggaggaggaggaagacccTAACAAACGCATCTCCA TTCGCGCCCATGACAAGAGGATAGCGTGTGACGAGGAGTTCTCAGACTCTGAGGACGAGGCTGAGGGTCAAGGGGGCGGACGGAGAAATGCAGCCAGCTTCAAGAAAGCCAAGAGAACAAAGACTGAAGAAGacaaagagggagaagagaagaaaggGGAGGAGAAGAAAGCAGGTGATGAAAAGAATGCTGATGAGAAGAAAG AAGTCAAAGAAGAAAAGGTGCCAGAGGAGGAGAAAGTGGACACAACAAAGGG GCCAAAAGAGCAGTCCAAGACACCGTGA